A portion of the Streptomyces sp. NBC_00376 genome contains these proteins:
- the secF gene encoding protein translocase subunit SecF has product MSRLGTLGARLYRGEVGYDFIGKRKIWYGISILITITAIVGLAVSGLNMGIEFKGGAVFTTPKTSVTVAKAEDLATEASGHQAIVQKLGNGGLRIQITEVDTAKSDEIKNKLSEDLDVPAEKIAADLVGPSWGEQIANKAWTGLGIFMVLVVIYLAIAFEWRMAIAALVALIHDITITVGVYALVGFEVTPGTVIGLLTILGYSLYDTVVVFDSLKEGTHGITKQTRWTYSEIANRSINGTLVRSINTTVVALLPVAGLLFIGGGVLGAGMLNDISLALFVGLAAGAYSSIFIATPLVADLKERDPQMKALKKRILAKRAAAAAKGESAEDEQSDGDHPQDAAPAAAVVGQRQQPPRGHGRTPGNRR; this is encoded by the coding sequence ATGTCGCGACTCGGCACTCTCGGCGCCCGTCTCTACCGAGGCGAGGTCGGCTACGACTTCATCGGCAAGCGCAAGATCTGGTACGGGATCTCGATCCTGATCACCATCACGGCCATCGTCGGCCTGGCGGTCAGCGGCCTGAACATGGGCATCGAGTTCAAGGGCGGCGCGGTCTTCACCACGCCGAAGACCAGCGTCACCGTCGCCAAGGCCGAGGACCTGGCCACGGAGGCCTCCGGCCACCAGGCGATCGTCCAGAAGCTCGGCAACGGCGGTCTGCGCATCCAGATCACCGAGGTCGACACCGCGAAGTCCGACGAGATCAAGAACAAGCTCTCCGAGGACCTCGACGTCCCGGCCGAGAAGATCGCCGCCGACCTGGTCGGCCCCAGCTGGGGTGAGCAGATCGCCAACAAGGCCTGGACCGGCCTCGGCATCTTCATGGTCCTCGTCGTGATCTACCTGGCCATCGCCTTCGAATGGCGCATGGCCATCGCGGCCCTGGTCGCGCTGATCCACGACATCACCATCACGGTCGGTGTCTACGCCCTGGTCGGCTTCGAGGTCACCCCGGGCACCGTGATCGGTCTGCTGACCATCCTCGGTTACTCCCTCTACGACACGGTCGTCGTCTTCGACAGCCTCAAGGAGGGCACCCACGGGATCACCAAGCAGACCCGGTGGACGTACAGCGAGATCGCCAACCGCTCCATCAACGGCACGCTGGTCCGTTCCATCAACACCACCGTGGTGGCCCTGCTGCCGGTCGCCGGTCTGCTCTTCATCGGTGGCGGCGTCCTCGGCGCCGGCATGCTGAACGACATCTCCCTGGCGCTCTTCGTCGGCCTCGCCGCCGGTGCCTACTCCTCGATCTTCATCGCCACGCCGCTCGTCGCCGACCTCAAGGAACGCGATCCGCAGATGAAGGCCCTGAAGAAGCGGATCCTCGCCAAGCGCGCGGCGGCCGCCGCCAAGGGCGAGTCCGCCGAGGACGAGCAGTCGGACGGCGACCACCCGCAGGACGCCGCACCCGCCGCCGCGGTCGTCGGCCAGCGCCAGCAGCCCCCCAGGGGCCACGGCCGGACCCCGGGGAATCGTCGATGA
- a CDS encoding adenine phosphoribosyltransferase, giving the protein MTSTTEGTRELLLSRIRDVQDYPKPGVLFKDITPLLADPKAFAALTDTLAELCVRHGATKVVGLEARGFILAAPVAVRAGLGFVPVRKAGKLPGATLSQAYELEYGTAEIEIHAEDLSADDRIMVIDDVLATGGTAEASLELIRRAGAEVAGVAVLMELGFLPGRARLEQGLRGAPLEVLITV; this is encoded by the coding sequence ATGACCAGCACCACCGAGGGCACCCGCGAGCTCCTGCTCAGCCGGATCCGTGACGTCCAGGACTACCCGAAGCCGGGCGTGCTGTTCAAGGACATCACCCCGCTGCTCGCGGACCCGAAGGCGTTCGCGGCCCTCACCGACACCCTCGCGGAGCTGTGCGTACGGCACGGCGCCACGAAGGTCGTCGGCCTGGAGGCGCGCGGTTTCATCCTGGCCGCCCCGGTCGCGGTCCGGGCCGGGCTGGGCTTCGTGCCCGTCCGCAAGGCGGGGAAGCTGCCCGGAGCCACGCTCAGCCAGGCGTACGAGCTGGAGTACGGCACCGCCGAGATCGAGATCCACGCGGAGGACCTTTCCGCCGACGACCGGATCATGGTCATCGACGACGTCCTCGCCACGGGTGGCACCGCCGAGGCCTCGCTGGAGCTGATCCGGCGGGCCGGTGCCGAGGTCGCGGGCGTCGCGGTCCTCATGGAGCTCGGCTTCCTCCCCGGACGGGCCCGGCTGGAGCAGGGCCTGCGGGGCGCGCCGCTGGAGGTTCTGATCACGGTCTGA
- a CDS encoding RelA/SpoT family protein: MPDEAQPVAAPQPDKPAAASATPGKKQPADKPKPPAPEPGPGPDRASTPAPGAAPASPAQPAAPVSPAASAPKPPAKPAGRPLPPSAPATRSGGSSNRVRARLARLGVQRSSPYNPVLEPLLRIVRSNDTKIETATLRQIERAYQVAERWHRGQKRKSGDPYITHPLAVTTILAELGMDPATLMAGLLHDTVEDTEYGLDTLRRDFGDQVALLVDGVTKLDKVKFGEAAQAETVRKMVVAMAKDPRVLVIKLADRLHNMRTMRYLKREKQEKKARETLEIYAPLAHRLGMNTIKWELEDLAFAILYPKMYDEIVRLVAERAPKRDEYLAIVTDEVQADLRAARIKATVTGRPKHYYSVYQKMIVRGRDFAEIYDLVGIRVLVDTVRDCYAALGTVHARWNPVPGRFKDYIAMPKFNMYQSLHTTVIGPSGKPVELQIRTFDMHRRAEYGIAAHWKYKQEAVAGASKVRTDVPKNTGGGRSQDTVNDMAWLRQLLDWQKETEDPSEFLESLRFDLSRNEVFVFTPKGDVIALPAGATPVDFAYAVHTEVGHRTIGARVNGRLVPLESTLDNGDLVEVFTSKAAGAGPSRDWLGFVKSPRARNKIRAWFSKERRDEAIEQGKDAIARAMRKQNLPIQRILTGDSLVTLAHEMRYPDISSLYAAIGEGHVAAAGVVQKLVQALGGEDEANEDIAESSPPSRSRSKRRSNADPGVVVKGVEDVWVKLARCCTPVPGDPIIGFVTRGSGVSVHRADCVNVDSLSQQPERILEVEWAPTQSSVFLVAIQVEALDRSRLLSDVTRVLSDQHVNILSAAVQTSRDRVATSRFTFEMGDPKHLGHVLKAVRGVEGVYDVYRVTSARRP, encoded by the coding sequence TTGCCAGACGAGGCCCAGCCAGTCGCCGCCCCGCAGCCCGACAAGCCCGCGGCGGCCTCAGCCACGCCCGGGAAGAAGCAGCCCGCGGACAAGCCGAAGCCCCCGGCCCCCGAGCCCGGTCCTGGCCCGGACCGGGCGAGCACCCCGGCACCCGGGGCCGCGCCCGCTTCCCCCGCACAGCCGGCAGCACCCGTCTCCCCGGCCGCGTCCGCCCCGAAGCCCCCCGCGAAGCCCGCGGGCAGGCCCCTCCCGCCGAGCGCCCCCGCCACTCGCTCCGGTGGCTCGTCCAACCGGGTGCGGGCCAGGCTGGCCCGTCTCGGCGTGCAGCGCTCCAGCCCGTACAACCCGGTTCTCGAACCGTTGCTGCGCATCGTCCGCAGCAACGACACCAAGATCGAGACGGCCACGCTGCGCCAGATCGAGCGTGCCTACCAGGTCGCCGAGCGTTGGCACCGCGGCCAGAAGCGCAAGAGCGGCGATCCGTACATCACGCATCCGCTCGCCGTCACGACGATCCTCGCCGAGCTTGGCATGGACCCGGCGACGCTGATGGCCGGGCTGCTGCACGACACGGTCGAGGACACCGAGTACGGCCTGGACACCCTGCGCCGCGACTTCGGCGACCAGGTCGCCCTGCTCGTCGACGGCGTCACCAAGCTGGACAAGGTCAAGTTCGGCGAGGCCGCCCAGGCCGAGACCGTACGCAAGATGGTCGTCGCCATGGCCAAGGACCCCCGGGTCCTGGTCATCAAGCTCGCCGACCGGCTGCACAATATGCGCACCATGCGCTACCTCAAGCGGGAGAAGCAGGAGAAGAAGGCCCGCGAGACGCTTGAGATCTACGCCCCGCTGGCGCACCGCCTGGGCATGAACACCATCAAGTGGGAGCTGGAGGACCTCGCCTTCGCGATCCTCTACCCGAAGATGTACGACGAGATCGTCCGTCTCGTCGCCGAGCGGGCCCCCAAGCGCGACGAATACCTCGCCATAGTGACCGACGAGGTCCAGGCCGACCTGCGAGCCGCCCGGATCAAGGCCACCGTCACGGGGCGGCCGAAGCACTACTACAGCGTCTACCAGAAGATGATCGTGCGGGGCAGGGACTTCGCCGAGATCTACGACCTGGTGGGAATTCGGGTACTTGTCGACACAGTCCGCGACTGCTACGCGGCGCTCGGCACCGTCCACGCGCGATGGAATCCGGTCCCCGGCCGGTTCAAGGACTACATCGCGATGCCCAAGTTCAACATGTACCAGTCGCTGCACACCACGGTGATCGGTCCCAGCGGCAAGCCCGTCGAACTCCAGATCCGCACCTTCGACATGCACCGCCGCGCCGAGTACGGCATCGCCGCGCACTGGAAGTACAAGCAGGAGGCCGTCGCGGGCGCCTCCAAGGTCCGTACCGACGTCCCCAAGAACACCGGCGGCGGCCGGAGCCAGGACACCGTCAACGACATGGCGTGGCTGCGCCAGCTCCTGGACTGGCAGAAGGAGACCGAGGACCCCAGCGAGTTCCTGGAGTCGCTGCGCTTCGACCTCTCCCGCAACGAGGTCTTCGTCTTCACGCCCAAGGGCGACGTCATAGCGCTGCCCGCGGGTGCGACCCCGGTCGACTTCGCGTACGCGGTGCACACGGAGGTCGGCCACCGGACTATAGGAGCACGGGTCAACGGGCGGCTCGTACCGCTCGAATCGACGCTCGACAACGGCGACCTGGTGGAGGTCTTCACCTCCAAGGCGGCCGGCGCCGGACCCTCCCGGGACTGGCTGGGCTTCGTCAAGTCGCCCCGCGCCCGCAACAAGATCCGGGCCTGGTTCTCCAAGGAGCGCCGCGACGAGGCGATCGAGCAGGGCAAGGACGCCATCGCGCGTGCCATGCGCAAGCAGAACCTGCCGATCCAGCGCATCCTGACCGGCGACTCCCTGGTCACCCTCGCCCACGAGATGCGCTACCCGGACATCTCGTCGCTGTACGCGGCGATCGGCGAGGGACATGTCGCGGCAGCCGGTGTCGTGCAGAAGCTGGTCCAGGCGCTCGGCGGCGAGGACGAGGCCAACGAGGACATCGCCGAGAGCTCGCCGCCCTCGCGCAGCCGCAGCAAGCGCCGCTCCAACGCCGATCCAGGCGTGGTCGTCAAGGGCGTCGAGGACGTCTGGGTCAAGCTGGCCCGCTGCTGCACGCCCGTTCCCGGCGACCCGATCATCGGCTTCGTCACCCGGGGCAGCGGCGTCTCCGTGCACCGCGCCGACTGCGTCAACGTCGACTCGCTGTCGCAGCAGCCGGAACGGATCCTGGAGGTCGAGTGGGCGCCGACCCAGTCCTCGGTCTTCCTGGTCGCCATCCAGGTCGAGGCCCTCGACCGGTCCCGGCTGCTCTCGGACGTCACCCGCGTCCTGTCCGACCAGCACGTCAACATCCTGTCGGCGGCCGTGCAGACCTCCCGGGACCGGGTGGCCACCTCGCGCTTCACCTTCGAGATGGGCGACCCGAAGCACCTCGGCCACGTACTGAAGGCGGTACGTGGCGTGGAGGGCGTCTACGACGTCTACCGGGTGACCTCGGCCCGCAGGCCGTAG
- a CDS encoding ALF repeat-containing protein: protein MAGDRLPPRPGRGRRVAIVRILADPDSGKRVTKEINQLLDSGTPQEIRQWLETGYRLAQAEDDRVAIVRILARPDISEAMRAAVGKAIDGTPEEMRYFLEYGQYEVDA from the coding sequence GTGGCTGGAGACCGGCTACCGCCTCGCCCAGGCCGAGGACGACGCGTCGCCATCGTCCGCATCCTCGCCGACCCCGACTCGGGCAAGCGCGTCACCAAGGAGATCAACCAGCTCCTCGACAGCGGCACCCCGCAGGAGATACGGCAGTGGTTGGAGACCGGCTACCGCCTCGCCCAGGCCGAGGACGACCGCGTCGCCATCGTCCGCATCCTGGCCCGCCCGGACATCAGCGAGGCGATGCGCGCGGCGGTCGGCAAGGCGATCGACGGCACGCCTGAGGAGATGCGGTACTTCCTGGAGTACGGGCAGTACGAGGTCGACGCGTAG
- a CDS encoding DUF349 domain-containing protein: MSSDPWGRVDETGTVYVRTADGEQVVGSWQAGSPEEALAYFERKYEGIVVEIGLLERRVKTTDLSAKDATTAIEHLRLQVDEHHAVGDLDALRKRLDALVATVDSRREERKAQKAKQTDEAKQAKEALVAEAEELAQSEQWRSAGERLRALVDTWKGLPRLDRKSDDELWHRFSHARSAFSKRRKAHFASLDAQREEARKAKEKLVVEAESLSGSTDWAATAARYRDLMTEWKAAGRAQREAEDELWNRFRGAQDVFFAARSEVFAERDAEQGENLKLKEELAVEAERLVPVKDLKAARAAFRAINERWEAIGHVPRDARPKVEGRMHAVERALQEAEESEWRRTNPEARARAAGLTGQLQAAVDKLRSQIDTARASGNNARADKLAKELEGRQALLDQALKGLEEFGG; the protein is encoded by the coding sequence GTGAGCAGCGACCCGTGGGGCCGTGTCGATGAGACCGGCACCGTGTACGTGCGGACAGCCGACGGCGAGCAGGTCGTCGGATCGTGGCAGGCGGGTTCCCCCGAGGAGGCTCTGGCCTACTTCGAGCGCAAGTACGAGGGCATTGTGGTCGAGATCGGCCTCCTCGAACGGCGGGTGAAGACCACCGACCTGTCGGCGAAGGACGCGACGACCGCCATCGAGCATCTGCGTCTGCAGGTGGACGAGCATCACGCCGTCGGTGACCTCGACGCGCTGCGCAAGCGGCTCGACGCGCTCGTCGCGACGGTCGACTCGCGGCGCGAGGAGCGCAAGGCCCAGAAGGCGAAGCAGACCGACGAGGCGAAGCAGGCCAAGGAGGCCCTGGTCGCCGAGGCCGAGGAGCTGGCGCAGAGCGAGCAGTGGCGTTCCGCGGGCGAGCGGCTGCGTGCGCTCGTCGACACGTGGAAGGGCCTGCCGCGGCTCGACCGCAAGTCCGACGACGAGCTGTGGCACCGGTTCTCGCATGCCCGCTCGGCGTTCTCCAAGCGCCGCAAGGCCCACTTCGCATCGCTGGACGCCCAGCGCGAGGAGGCCCGCAAGGCCAAGGAGAAGCTGGTCGTCGAGGCGGAGTCGCTCTCCGGTTCCACCGACTGGGCGGCCACGGCCGCCCGCTACCGCGATCTGATGACGGAGTGGAAGGCGGCGGGCCGCGCCCAGCGCGAGGCCGAGGACGAGCTGTGGAACCGCTTCCGCGGTGCTCAGGACGTCTTCTTCGCCGCCCGCAGCGAGGTCTTCGCCGAGCGGGACGCGGAACAGGGCGAGAACCTCAAGCTGAAGGAGGAGCTCGCGGTCGAGGCCGAGCGGCTGGTGCCGGTGAAGGACCTGAAGGCGGCCAGGGCCGCGTTCCGGGCCATCAACGAGCGCTGGGAGGCCATCGGCCACGTACCGCGTGACGCCCGCCCGAAGGTCGAGGGGCGGATGCACGCGGTGGAGCGGGCGCTCCAGGAGGCCGAGGAGTCGGAGTGGCGGCGGACGAACCCGGAGGCGCGTGCGCGCGCCGCGGGTCTGACCGGTCAGCTGCAGGCGGCCGTGGACAAGCTGCGTTCGCAGATCGACACGGCCCGCGCCTCGGGCAACAACGCCCGTGCCGACAAGCTCGCCAAGGAGCTGGAGGGCCGGCAGGCGCTGCTGGACCAGGCGCTCAAGGGCCTGGAGGAGTTCGGCGGCTGA
- a CDS encoding peptidylprolyl isomerase translates to MVSSDQRRRQLAREKFERQQQRREEARRRTRRLTAVIASAVAVVAVIGVGSYLALDDDGKKDKADAAASADPSADASPAPSESKAPEPAMKIDKKAEYAMSLKTSQGDIKFTMDAAKTPHTTNSFKSLADKGFFDGTKCHRLTTQNIFVLQCGDPKGDGTGGPGYTIPDENLTGLGKAGADGTVTYPAGVVAMANAGPQTGGSQFFLVYKDSKLPPNYTPFGTMDDASLKVVKEIGAAGAEGGVPDGAPKKAVKITKAAVDKS, encoded by the coding sequence GTGGTCAGCAGCGATCAGCGGCGGCGGCAGCTCGCCAGGGAGAAGTTCGAGCGGCAGCAGCAGCGCCGGGAGGAGGCCCGCCGCAGGACGAGGCGGCTGACGGCCGTCATCGCGTCCGCGGTGGCCGTGGTGGCGGTCATCGGTGTGGGCTCCTACCTCGCCCTCGACGACGACGGCAAGAAGGACAAGGCGGACGCCGCCGCGAGCGCGGACCCGTCGGCCGACGCGTCGCCGGCGCCCAGCGAGAGCAAGGCGCCCGAGCCGGCGATGAAGATCGACAAGAAGGCCGAGTACGCGATGTCGCTCAAGACGAGCCAGGGCGACATCAAGTTCACGATGGACGCGGCGAAGACCCCGCACACCACGAACTCCTTCAAGTCGCTGGCCGACAAGGGCTTCTTCGACGGCACCAAGTGCCACCGGCTGACCACGCAGAACATCTTCGTCCTGCAGTGCGGCGACCCCAAGGGCGACGGCACCGGCGGCCCCGGCTACACGATCCCGGACGAGAACCTGACGGGGCTGGGCAAGGCGGGCGCCGACGGCACGGTGACCTACCCGGCGGGTGTGGTGGCGATGGCCAACGCCGGCCCTCAGACCGGCGGCAGCCAGTTCTTCCTGGTGTACAAGGACAGCAAGCTGCCACCCAACTACACCCCGTTCGGCACGATGGACGACGCCTCGCTGAAGGTCGTCAAGGAGATCGGTGCGGCGGGCGCGGAGGGCGGCGTCCCCGACGGTGCGCCGAAGAAGGCCGTGAAGATCACGAAGGCCGCTGTCGACAAGTCGTGA